The Micropterus dolomieu isolate WLL.071019.BEF.003 ecotype Adirondacks linkage group LG20, ASM2129224v1, whole genome shotgun sequence genome has a segment encoding these proteins:
- the LOC123959314 gene encoding methenyltetrahydrofolate synthase domain-containing protein-like: CDLNLFLQGLKDFSVPVGLDAKMKVDLVVVGSVAVSEKGFRIGKGEGFADLEYGMMASMGAVSESTVVVTIVHDCQVVDIPEELVESHDLTVDYILTPTRVIKTDCQIPKPQGIIWTKLDTEKLEKIPILKTLRALEEQAGKDVTLGAAPPAAEPGLLTGQPKRQTRRRPRRNTQQDAEGDFKQEKRTESEQKARQHPARVRKESRGDGGGGKQGEIVERGKGRNGGNVKEKGPEEVGSEVVSQRKLPLSVTTVYLGGIPAGLRVSELKTALREREAAPLRLTWQGAQHRAFLDYSDPEAAEQALEALQGLSLNGHSLQAELAKSQRGVKRSGQSNRRPRPSTAPKSKSAPPDTESDTNEMTEQ, translated from the exons tgtgatCTGAACCTCTTCCTACAGGGTTTGAAAGACTTCAGTGTGCCTGTTGGCCTGGATGCAAAGATGAAGGTAGACCTGGTTGTTGTCGGCTCTGTGGCGGTCTCAGAGAAAG GCTTTCGGATTGGAAAAGGAGAGGGCTTTGCTGACCTGGAGTACGGCATGATGGCCTCAATGGGAGCTGTGAGCGAGTCTACTGTGGTGGTTACTATTGTCCATGACTGCCAG GTGGTGGACATCCCTGAAGAGTTGGTAGAAAGTCATGACCTGACTGTGGACTACATCCTCACACCCACCAGGGTTATTAAAACAGACTGCCAGATCCCCAAGCCACAGGGAATCATCTGGACTAAG CTGGACACCGAAAAGCTAGAGAAGATCCCTATCCTGAAGACGCTGCGTGCTCTGGAAGAACAGGCTGGAAAGGATGTAACGCTCGGGGCGGCGCCTCCTGCAGCAGAACCCGGTCTGCTGACCggtcaacctaaaaggcaaacCAGACGGAGGCCAAGGAGGAACACGCAGCAGGACGCTGAGGGAGATTTTAAACAGGAGAAAAGAACCGAGTCTGAACAGAAAGCCAGACAGCACCCAGCTAgagtgagaaaagaaagcagAGGAGACGGTGGGGGTGGTAAACAGGGAGAAATCGTCgagagaggaaagggaagaaATGGAGGGAATGTCAAGGAGAAGGGCCCCGAGGAGGTTGGAAGTGAAGTCGTGTCTCAGCGTAAGCTCCCTCTTAGTGTGACCACAGTTTATCTGGGGGGAATCCCTGCTGGACTGCGTGTTAGTGAGCTGAAAACTGCtctcagagagagggaggccgCCCCACTGAGGCTCACCTGGCAGGGAGCTCAACACAGGGCCTTCCTGGACTACAGTGACCCTGAGGCTGCAGAGCAGGCCCTGGAGGCTCTGCAGGGTCTCAGTCTGAATGGTCACAGTCTGCAGGCTGAGCTGGCCAAGAGCCAGCGGGGAGTCAAGAGGTCCGGGCAGTCCAATcggagaccaagaccatcaacaGCTCCGAAATCTAAATCTGCACCACCAGATACTGAGAGTGATACCAATGAAATGACTGAGCAGTAA
- the foxf1 gene encoding forkhead box protein F1 — protein MTAEVQQPPAQTPAQSSPMSAPEKPHGQTGVMETASSTTKTKKTNAGIRRPEKPPYSYIALIVMAIQSSPTKRLTLSEIYQFLQSRFPFFRGSYQGWKNSVRHNLSLNECFIKLPKGLGRPGKGHYWTIDPASEFMFEEGSFRRRPRGFRRKCQALKPMYSMMNGLGFNHIPESYNFQGSGGGLSCPPNSLSLDSGIGMMNGHLAGNMDGMGLSGHTMSHLSANSGHSYMGSCTGSTGSDYPHHDNSASPLLTSGGVMEPHPVYSSSASAWAPAPSGSLNNGASYIKQQPLSPCNPGANPLQPSLPTHSLDQPYLHQNGHSTTDLQGIPRYHSQSPSMCDRKEFVFSFNAMTSSAMHSPSSGSYYHHQQVAYQDIKPCVM, from the exons ATGACGGCAGAGGTCCAGCAGCCCCCAGCTCAGACTCCTGCCCAGAGCAGCCCGATGTCTGCTCCGGAGAAGCCGCACGGACAGACTGGGGTGATGGAAACCGCCTCCTCCACTACGAAAACCAAAAAGACAAACGCAGGGATCCGCAGACCTGAGAAACCTCCATATTCATACATAGCTTTAATAGTGATGGCTATCCAGAGCTCACCAACGAAGCGCCTGACTCTCAGTGAAATATACCAATTCTTGCAGAGCCGCTTCCCGTTTTTCAGGGGCTCCTACCAGGGATGGAAGAACTCCGTGCGTCACAACTTGTCCCTGAACGAGTGCTTCATTAAGCTGCCCAAAGGCCTCGGTCGGCCTGGCAAGGGCCACTACTGGACTATCGACCCAGCTAGCGAGTTTATGTTCGAGGAAGGCTCCTTCAGAAGGAGACCCAGGGGTTTTAGGCGCAAGTGCCAGGCGCTGAAGCCCATGTACAGCATGATGAATGGCCTGGGATTCAACCACATCCCCGAGTCCTACAACTTCCAGGGGAGCGGCGGGGGCCTGTCCTGTCCGCCCAACAGCTTGTCTCTGGACAGTGGGATTGGGATGATGAATGGACACTTGGCAGGTAACATGGACGGGATGGGTCTGTCCGGGCACACCATGTCACACTTGTCGGCCAACAGTGGACATTCCTACATGGGAAGTTGTACAGGATCCACTGGCAGTGATTATCCCCATCACGACAATTCCGCATCCCCCCTGCTCACCAGCGGAGGGGTCATGGAGCCTCACCCAGTGTACTCGAGCTCAGCCTCGGCGTGGGCTCCGGCCCCCTCGGGCTCGCTGAATAACGGGGCCTCCTACATAAAGCAGCAGCCTCTGTCTCCATGTAATCCAGGTGCCAACCCGCTGCAACCGAGCTTGCCCACACATTCACTAGACCAACCTTATCTGCACCAGAACGGGCACAGCACTACAGATTTACAAG GTATTCCTCGGTACCATTCCCAGTCTCCAAGCATGTGTGACCGAAAGGAGTTCGTCTTCTCGTTCAACGCCATGACGTCCTCGGCGATGCATTCACCGAGCAGCGGCTCTTACTACCACCACCAACAGGTCGCCTACCAGGACATCAAGCCCTGTGTCATGTGA